Proteins found in one Crassostrea angulata isolate pt1a10 chromosome 3, ASM2561291v2, whole genome shotgun sequence genomic segment:
- the LOC128176700 gene encoding ankyrin repeat and EF-hand domain-containing protein 1-like isoform X1: protein MPVAGDRLQTLQVCKLLQCVREKDMNQITKLINHGIPYLINYNDANDGLTALGVAAAANDDEMVKFLIGSGAHPDAVDLKGRTASMRAAEFGHVQCLEQLMEVKAKMDIKDLEGKGILFYCISPTERHAKCLEIAVEHGADPNNISMEGIPVLLYACETAIDNEEACIQLLQKGANPNGKQEKTGKTCLMAAAASGSVKVVRAILERGADVNALDIKHNHAAHYAAIGGSLAVLACMSGHGALFDQTNSEGNTPIHNAAMNGHGMCCKFLAQRGCNPKPKNNEGETGRSLAKDRDHKEATKECRKAEKSFGKVGKNNEPWAIALYDWVYERSEKILNMMIKYDPDEKGTVTKDNFADSLTGMGAPVEEEEMKKVVAAHDKNKDGNVDFNDFLTGKKYVNKNYLMSAFEGKKKKKGKKGKGGKKKGKFKLVMPICTKDEGPRTYGGAPPEMFIERHIHFTDTNRFDRDKPPAHPLQDDSAWYLNHPDRMYMNIADAAKNGDYESLKNAFQRGSTADTRDKYYKTPLMVACATGRIDMVKFLVDNGAMINARDNFKWTPLHHACHAGQLDVVEYLIDHSAEIDATTMNGGTPLTRAIESSRDSVVEYLIGKGCKVQTENSKGHTPMDVAIAWADPRVVDVVQLKWESLPAMGDKKGGKGKKGKGGGGKTTRPSSGPAPEAKENVAHHSHSGPLGFGEFDEPPRQRKGSILRAASALAGGMDEQEDITYTPLVPWTKQPSSKELIEQRQINRERYGWEVDFDDFEMPFNKNVTKRCEEMGDDD from the exons ATGCCTGTTGCAGGAGATAGATTACAGACACTGCAGGTCTGCAAGCTTTTGCAATGTGTCAGAGAAAAAGACATGAATCAAATCACAAAACTCATAAACCATGGGATACCGTACCTGATTAATTATAACGATGCCAATGATGGTTTGACGGCCCTGGGAGTGGCTGCTGCAGCTAATGATGATGAGATGGTCAAATTTTTAATTGGTTCCGGAGCTCACCCCGATGCTGTGGACTTGAAGGGTAGGACCGCTTCAATGAGAGCAGCGGAGTTTGGGCATGTTCAGTGTTTGGAACAACTAATGGAGGTTAAAGCTAAAATGGACATAAAAGATTTGGAAGGAAAAG GTATTTTATTCTACTGTATTTCTCCCACTGAGCGCCATGCCAAATGTTTAGAGATAGCAGTGGAGCATGGAGCAGACCCAAACAACATATCAATGGAGGGGATTCCAGTTCTTCTCTATGCCTGTGAAACGGCCATTGATAATGAGGAGGCCTGTATCCAACTCCTTCAGAAGGGAGCTAACCCAAATGGAAAACAGGAG aaaacaGGAAAGACTTGTTTAATGGCTGCTGCAGCAAGTGGAAGTGTCAAGGTTGTTCGAGCCATCCTAGAGCGTGGAGCAGACGTAAATGCTCTGGATATAAAGCATAACCATGCTGCTCACTATGCTGCAATTGGAGGCAGTTTAGCCGTTTTGGCCTGCATGTCTGGGCATGGAGCATTGTTTGACCAGACTAACTCCGAGGGCAATACTCCCATACACAATGCTGCAATGAATGGCCACGGAATGTGCTGTAAATTTCTGGCACAAAGAG GTTGTAATCCTAAACCAAAGAACAATGAAGGAGAGACAGGGAGAAGTCTGGCAAAGGACAGAGACCACAAAGAGGCCACGAAAGAGTGTAGGAAGGCCGAGAAAAGTTTCGGCAAAGTGGGCAAAAACAACGAGCCTTGGGCCATTGCTCTATACGATTGGGTATACGAGAGATCCGAAAAAATACTTAACATGATGATTAAATACGATCCTGATGAAAAAGGAACTGTGACGAAAGACAATTTTGCGGACAGTCTGACGGGAATGGGGGCACCAGTGGAGGAAGAGGAAATGAAGAAAGTCGTAGCGGCTCACGATAAAAACAAAGATGGCAATGTTGACTTTAATGACTTTCTAACtggcaaaaaatatgtgaataaaaactATTTAATGAGTGCCTTTGAAggcaaaaagaaaaagaaagggaAAAAAGGAAAGGGAGGTAAAAAGAAGGGGAAGTTTAAGCTTGTTATGCCAATCTGTACTAAAGACGAGGGACCAAGAACCTATGGAGGAGCACCACCAGAGATGTTCATTGAGCGACATATTCACTTCACGGATACAAATCGTTTTGACAGGGACAAGCCCCCAGCTCACCCACTGCAGGATGATTCCGCATGGTATTTGAACCATCCGGACAGAATGTACATGAACATTGCTGATGCTGCAAAAAATGGCGACTACGAGTCACTGAAGAATGCTTTCCAGAGGGGTTCAACGGCAGACACCCGGGATAAGTACTACAAGACTCCACTGATGGTGGCTTGTGCTACTGGAAGGATTGACATGGTCAAGTTTCTTGTTGACAATGG GGCAATGATCAATGCCAGGGACAACTTCAAATGGACACCACTTCACCATGCTTGCCACGCAGGACAACTGGATGTGGTGGAGTATCTGATTGACCACAGTGCCGAGATAGACGCTACCACAATGAATGGTGGTACACCACTCACACGAGCCATTGAGAGTTCTCGAGATAGTGTGGTAGAGTATCTCATCGGTAAAGGCTGTAAAGTGCAGACCGAAAATTCTAAAG GTCATACTCCAATGGACGTTGCCATAGCATGGGCTGATCCAAGAGTTGTAGATGTCGTGCAGTTAAAATGGGAGAGCCTGCCAGCCATGGGGGACAAGAAAGGAGGGAAAGGAAAGAAAGGcaaagggggagggggtaaaACCACTCGCCCTTCCTCAGGACCAGCCCCTGAGGCGAAGGAGAATGTCGCT cACCATTCCCATTCAGGTCCATTGGGATTTGGGGAGTTTGATGAGCCCCCAAGACAGAGGAAAGGCTCCATTCTCCGGGCGGCCTCCGCTCTAGCTGGGGGGATGGACGAACAGGAAGACATTACATATACTCCTCTAGTTCCTTGGACCAAACAGCCAAGCAGTAAAGAACTCATCGAACAGCGACAAATTAATCGGGAGCGATATGGGTGGGAAG
- the LOC128176700 gene encoding ankyrin repeat and EF-hand domain-containing protein 1-like isoform X2 encodes MPVAGDRLQTLQVCKLLQCVREKDMNQITKLINHGIPYLINYNDANDGLTALGVAAAANDDEMVKFLIGSGAHPDAVDLKGRTASMRAAEFGHVQCLEQLMEVKAKMDIKDLEGKGILFYCISPTERHAKCLEIAVEHGADPNNISMEGIPVLLYACETAIDNEEACIQLLQKGANPNGKQEKTGKTCLMAAAASGSVKVVRAILERGADVNALDIKHNHAAHYAAIGGSLAVLACMSGHGALFDQTNSEGNTPIHNAAMNGHGMCCKFLAQRGCNPKPKNNEGETGRSLAKDRDHKEATKECRKAEKSFGKVGKNNEPWAIALYDWVYERSEKILNMMIKYDPDEKGTVTKDNFADSLTGMGAPVEEEEMKKVVAAHDKNKDGNVDFNDFLTGKKYVNKNYLMSAFEGKKKKKGKKGKGGKKKGKFKLVMPICTKDEGPRTYGGAPPEMFIERHIHFTDTNRFDRDKPPAHPLQDDSAWYLNHPDRMYMNIADAAKNGDYESLKNAFQRGSTADTRDKYYKTPLMVACATGRIDMVKFLVDNGAMINARDNFKWTPLHHACHAGQLDVVEYLIDHSAEIDATTMNGGTPLTRAIESSRDSVVEYLIGKGCKVQTENSKGHTPMDVAIAWADPRVVDVVQLKWESLPAMGDKKGGKGKKGKGGGGKTTRPSSGPAPEAKENVAVPSRQSSNLV; translated from the exons ATGCCTGTTGCAGGAGATAGATTACAGACACTGCAGGTCTGCAAGCTTTTGCAATGTGTCAGAGAAAAAGACATGAATCAAATCACAAAACTCATAAACCATGGGATACCGTACCTGATTAATTATAACGATGCCAATGATGGTTTGACGGCCCTGGGAGTGGCTGCTGCAGCTAATGATGATGAGATGGTCAAATTTTTAATTGGTTCCGGAGCTCACCCCGATGCTGTGGACTTGAAGGGTAGGACCGCTTCAATGAGAGCAGCGGAGTTTGGGCATGTTCAGTGTTTGGAACAACTAATGGAGGTTAAAGCTAAAATGGACATAAAAGATTTGGAAGGAAAAG GTATTTTATTCTACTGTATTTCTCCCACTGAGCGCCATGCCAAATGTTTAGAGATAGCAGTGGAGCATGGAGCAGACCCAAACAACATATCAATGGAGGGGATTCCAGTTCTTCTCTATGCCTGTGAAACGGCCATTGATAATGAGGAGGCCTGTATCCAACTCCTTCAGAAGGGAGCTAACCCAAATGGAAAACAGGAG aaaacaGGAAAGACTTGTTTAATGGCTGCTGCAGCAAGTGGAAGTGTCAAGGTTGTTCGAGCCATCCTAGAGCGTGGAGCAGACGTAAATGCTCTGGATATAAAGCATAACCATGCTGCTCACTATGCTGCAATTGGAGGCAGTTTAGCCGTTTTGGCCTGCATGTCTGGGCATGGAGCATTGTTTGACCAGACTAACTCCGAGGGCAATACTCCCATACACAATGCTGCAATGAATGGCCACGGAATGTGCTGTAAATTTCTGGCACAAAGAG GTTGTAATCCTAAACCAAAGAACAATGAAGGAGAGACAGGGAGAAGTCTGGCAAAGGACAGAGACCACAAAGAGGCCACGAAAGAGTGTAGGAAGGCCGAGAAAAGTTTCGGCAAAGTGGGCAAAAACAACGAGCCTTGGGCCATTGCTCTATACGATTGGGTATACGAGAGATCCGAAAAAATACTTAACATGATGATTAAATACGATCCTGATGAAAAAGGAACTGTGACGAAAGACAATTTTGCGGACAGTCTGACGGGAATGGGGGCACCAGTGGAGGAAGAGGAAATGAAGAAAGTCGTAGCGGCTCACGATAAAAACAAAGATGGCAATGTTGACTTTAATGACTTTCTAACtggcaaaaaatatgtgaataaaaactATTTAATGAGTGCCTTTGAAggcaaaaagaaaaagaaagggaAAAAAGGAAAGGGAGGTAAAAAGAAGGGGAAGTTTAAGCTTGTTATGCCAATCTGTACTAAAGACGAGGGACCAAGAACCTATGGAGGAGCACCACCAGAGATGTTCATTGAGCGACATATTCACTTCACGGATACAAATCGTTTTGACAGGGACAAGCCCCCAGCTCACCCACTGCAGGATGATTCCGCATGGTATTTGAACCATCCGGACAGAATGTACATGAACATTGCTGATGCTGCAAAAAATGGCGACTACGAGTCACTGAAGAATGCTTTCCAGAGGGGTTCAACGGCAGACACCCGGGATAAGTACTACAAGACTCCACTGATGGTGGCTTGTGCTACTGGAAGGATTGACATGGTCAAGTTTCTTGTTGACAATGG GGCAATGATCAATGCCAGGGACAACTTCAAATGGACACCACTTCACCATGCTTGCCACGCAGGACAACTGGATGTGGTGGAGTATCTGATTGACCACAGTGCCGAGATAGACGCTACCACAATGAATGGTGGTACACCACTCACACGAGCCATTGAGAGTTCTCGAGATAGTGTGGTAGAGTATCTCATCGGTAAAGGCTGTAAAGTGCAGACCGAAAATTCTAAAG GTCATACTCCAATGGACGTTGCCATAGCATGGGCTGATCCAAGAGTTGTAGATGTCGTGCAGTTAAAATGGGAGAGCCTGCCAGCCATGGGGGACAAGAAAGGAGGGAAAGGAAAGAAAGGcaaagggggagggggtaaaACCACTCGCCCTTCCTCAGGACCAGCCCCTGAGGCGAAGGAGAATGTCGCT GTACCCTCAAGGCAGAGTTCTAATTTGGTTTAG
- the LOC128176700 gene encoding ankyrin repeat and EF-hand domain-containing protein 1-like isoform X3 — MPVAGDRLQTLQVCKLLQCVREKDMNQITKLINHGIPYLINYNDANDGLTALGVAAAANDDEMVKFLIGSGAHPDAVDLKGRTASMRAAEFGHVQCLEQLMEVKAKMDIKDLEGKGILFYCISPTERHAKCLEIAVEHGADPNNISMEGIPVLLYACETAIDNEEACIQLLQKGANPNGKQEKTGKTCLMAAAASGSVKVVRAILERGADVNALDIKHNHAAHYAAIGGSLAVLACMSGHGALFDQTNSEGNTPIHNAAMNGHGMCCKFLAQRGCNPKPKNNEGETGRSLAKDRDHKEATKECRKAEKSFGKVGKNNEPWAIALYDWVYERSEKILNMMIKYDPDEKGTVTKDNFADSLTGMGAPVEEEEMKKVVAAHDKNKDGNVDFNDFLTGKKYVNKNYLMSAFEGKKKKKGKKGKGGKKKGKFKLVMPICTKDEGPRTYGGAPPEMFIERHIHFTDTNRFDRDKPPAHPLQDDSAWYLNHPDRMYMNIADAAKNGDYESLKNAFQRGSTADTRDKYYKTPLMVACATGRIDMVKFLVDNGAMINARDNFKWTPLHHACHAGQLDVVEYLIDHSAEIDATTMNGGTPLTRAIESSRDSVVEYLIGKGCKVQTENSKGHTPMDVAIAWADPRVVDVVQLKWESLPAMGDKKGGKGKKGKGGGGKTTRPSSGPAPEAKENVAS, encoded by the exons ATGCCTGTTGCAGGAGATAGATTACAGACACTGCAGGTCTGCAAGCTTTTGCAATGTGTCAGAGAAAAAGACATGAATCAAATCACAAAACTCATAAACCATGGGATACCGTACCTGATTAATTATAACGATGCCAATGATGGTTTGACGGCCCTGGGAGTGGCTGCTGCAGCTAATGATGATGAGATGGTCAAATTTTTAATTGGTTCCGGAGCTCACCCCGATGCTGTGGACTTGAAGGGTAGGACCGCTTCAATGAGAGCAGCGGAGTTTGGGCATGTTCAGTGTTTGGAACAACTAATGGAGGTTAAAGCTAAAATGGACATAAAAGATTTGGAAGGAAAAG GTATTTTATTCTACTGTATTTCTCCCACTGAGCGCCATGCCAAATGTTTAGAGATAGCAGTGGAGCATGGAGCAGACCCAAACAACATATCAATGGAGGGGATTCCAGTTCTTCTCTATGCCTGTGAAACGGCCATTGATAATGAGGAGGCCTGTATCCAACTCCTTCAGAAGGGAGCTAACCCAAATGGAAAACAGGAG aaaacaGGAAAGACTTGTTTAATGGCTGCTGCAGCAAGTGGAAGTGTCAAGGTTGTTCGAGCCATCCTAGAGCGTGGAGCAGACGTAAATGCTCTGGATATAAAGCATAACCATGCTGCTCACTATGCTGCAATTGGAGGCAGTTTAGCCGTTTTGGCCTGCATGTCTGGGCATGGAGCATTGTTTGACCAGACTAACTCCGAGGGCAATACTCCCATACACAATGCTGCAATGAATGGCCACGGAATGTGCTGTAAATTTCTGGCACAAAGAG GTTGTAATCCTAAACCAAAGAACAATGAAGGAGAGACAGGGAGAAGTCTGGCAAAGGACAGAGACCACAAAGAGGCCACGAAAGAGTGTAGGAAGGCCGAGAAAAGTTTCGGCAAAGTGGGCAAAAACAACGAGCCTTGGGCCATTGCTCTATACGATTGGGTATACGAGAGATCCGAAAAAATACTTAACATGATGATTAAATACGATCCTGATGAAAAAGGAACTGTGACGAAAGACAATTTTGCGGACAGTCTGACGGGAATGGGGGCACCAGTGGAGGAAGAGGAAATGAAGAAAGTCGTAGCGGCTCACGATAAAAACAAAGATGGCAATGTTGACTTTAATGACTTTCTAACtggcaaaaaatatgtgaataaaaactATTTAATGAGTGCCTTTGAAggcaaaaagaaaaagaaagggaAAAAAGGAAAGGGAGGTAAAAAGAAGGGGAAGTTTAAGCTTGTTATGCCAATCTGTACTAAAGACGAGGGACCAAGAACCTATGGAGGAGCACCACCAGAGATGTTCATTGAGCGACATATTCACTTCACGGATACAAATCGTTTTGACAGGGACAAGCCCCCAGCTCACCCACTGCAGGATGATTCCGCATGGTATTTGAACCATCCGGACAGAATGTACATGAACATTGCTGATGCTGCAAAAAATGGCGACTACGAGTCACTGAAGAATGCTTTCCAGAGGGGTTCAACGGCAGACACCCGGGATAAGTACTACAAGACTCCACTGATGGTGGCTTGTGCTACTGGAAGGATTGACATGGTCAAGTTTCTTGTTGACAATGG GGCAATGATCAATGCCAGGGACAACTTCAAATGGACACCACTTCACCATGCTTGCCACGCAGGACAACTGGATGTGGTGGAGTATCTGATTGACCACAGTGCCGAGATAGACGCTACCACAATGAATGGTGGTACACCACTCACACGAGCCATTGAGAGTTCTCGAGATAGTGTGGTAGAGTATCTCATCGGTAAAGGCTGTAAAGTGCAGACCGAAAATTCTAAAG GTCATACTCCAATGGACGTTGCCATAGCATGGGCTGATCCAAGAGTTGTAGATGTCGTGCAGTTAAAATGGGAGAGCCTGCCAGCCATGGGGGACAAGAAAGGAGGGAAAGGAAAGAAAGGcaaagggggagggggtaaaACCACTCGCCCTTCCTCAGGACCAGCCCCTGAGGCGAAGGAGAATGTCGCT AGTTAA